The Anaerolineae bacterium genomic sequence GCTCTACGCGGCGCGTGCCCTGTCCGGCATCCTCTCCGCCGCCACCTTCCCCGCCGCCATGGCCTTCATCAGCGACACCACCTCTGAAGAGAATCGCGGCGGCGGCATGGGCATCCTGGGGGCCGCTATGGGCGTGGGGATGACGCTGGGACCGGGCATCGGCGGTGTGATGGCGCGCTTTGGGCTGTCTGCCCCCTTCTTCGCCGCCGCCGGCATCTCCCTCATCATCCTCGTACTGGTGTACCTGTTCCTGCCAGAGTCCCTGCCGCCGGAGCGGCGGGTGGGCAAGGCCGGCAAACTGCACACTGTGGACCTGGGCCAGCTCTGGCAGGCACTTTTCAGCCCCATCGGATATCTCCTTTTCCTGGCGTTCCTGTTGAGCTTTGCCCTGACCAATTTCGAGGCCATTTTCGGCCTGTATGCCCTGCGCCGCTACGGTTACGGCACCACGCAGGTGGGTATGATCATGACCGTGGTCGGGCTGACCACCGCGCTGGTGCAGGGATTGCTGACCGGGCCGGCCACGCGCCGGCTGGGCGAAGTACGGGTCATCCGCACCTCCCTGTTAGTGAGCGCCATCGGCTTTGCCACCATGCTGCTTGCCGCGTCACTGCCCACGGTTCTGCTGACCACATCTATCTTCGTGTTCGGCAATGCCCTGTTGAGGCCGTCCGTGTCCTCGCTCATTTCCAAACGCACCCACCTTCCTCAGGGCATCGCCATGGGACTGAACAATGCCTTCATGAGCCTGGGACGCATCGCCGGCCCCATTGCCGCCGGCGCCCTGCTGGACGTGTCCCTCTTCCTCCCGTACCTGACCGGCGCCGTCCTGATGTTCCTGGGGCTGTTATCCACCATCCCAGGTTTCGCCAACGAAAGGC encodes the following:
- a CDS encoding MFS transporter, whose protein sequence is MFRGSPEEKRNLIILFCALAIIMLGFGIIIPILPFYVERMGASGADLGLIMAIFAAMQFIFSPMWGDVSDRIGRRPVIMIGIVGNALAQVLFGLSTQLWMLYAARALSGILSAATFPAAMAFISDTTSEENRGGGMGILGAAMGVGMTLGPGIGGVMARFGLSAPFFAAAGISLIILVLVYLFLPESLPPERRVGKAGKLHTVDLGQLWQALFSPIGYLLFLAFLLSFALTNFEAIFGLYALRRYGYGTTQVGMIMTVVGLTTALVQGLLTGPATRRLGEVRVIRTSLLVSAIGFATMLLAASLPTVLLTTSIFVFGNALLRPSVSSLISKRTHLPQGIAMGLNNAFMSLGRIAGPIAAGALLDVSLFLPYLTGAVLMFLGLLSTIPGFANERHLSTAPSRADAPADS